From a single Lolium rigidum isolate FL_2022 chromosome 7, APGP_CSIRO_Lrig_0.1, whole genome shotgun sequence genomic region:
- the LOC124673258 gene encoding protein SRC2-like yields MVHRVLELTLVSAHSLKDVNLFSRMEVYAIASVFGDPRTRQRTHTDHDGGRHPRWEDKLLFAVPPTAAAASAYLHVLLRTERLFGFDDRDVGEVFVPLADLLDGASGSTTAWRCASYQVQKMQFAERRGMLSISYRLGPVMSPVFRDDPAALGYEVTAPWQYRPPRYAYVPEYQLVYPPSYVGMPPAPEFGAGSGTAAAPAGTKNILKSGSLALGLGSGLLGGGFGGMMFGDMSSLYKSFHDDAGHGVAAVDAGVVAI; encoded by the coding sequence ATGGTGCACAGGGTCCTCGAGCTAACGCTCGTCTCGGCTCACAGCCTCAAGGATGTGAACCTGTTCAGCCGCATGGAGGTCTACGCCATCGCGTCCGTCTTCGGCGACCCTCGCACGCGCCAGCGCACCCACACAGATCACGACGGCGGCAGGCACCCGAGGTGGGAGGACAAGCTCTTGTTCGCCGTCCCGCCCACGGCGGCCGCGGCCTCCGCCTACCTCCACGTGCTCCTACGGACCGAGCGCCTCTTCGGCTTTGACGACCGCGACGTCGGCGAGGTGTTCGTCCCTCTCGCCGACCTACTCGACGGCGCCTCTGGTAGCACCACGGCGTGGCGCTGCGCGTCGTACCAGGTTCAGAAGATGCAATTCGCCGAACGCCGCGGCATGCTCAGCATTTCGTACCGTCTGGGCCCCGTGATGTCGCCCGTGTTCCGCGACGACCCCGCGGCTCTGGGGTACGAGGTGACGGCGCCGTGGCAGTACCGCCCTCCGCGATATGCTTACGTGCCGGAGTACCAGTTGGTCTATCCTCCGTCGTATGTTGGCATGCCGCCGGCGCCAGAGTTTGGAGCCGGCTCTGGCACGGCCGCTGCGCCGGCGGGGACGAAGAACATTCTGAAGAGCGGCAGCTTGGCGCTCGGGCTCGGCTCTGGGCTGCTCGGCGGAGGCTTTGGGGGGATGATGTTCGGCGACATGTCGTCGTTGTACAAATCGTTCCATGACGATGCCGGGCACGGGGTCGCGGCAGTCGACGCTGGAGTGGTTGCCATCTAA